A genomic region of Cyanobacteria bacterium FACHB-DQ100 contains the following coding sequences:
- a CDS encoding amylo-alpha-1,6-glucosidase: MVIDFGREICGILPTSEAREWLVTNGIGGFASGTIAGLLTRRYHGLLIAALNPPLDRTLLTTKLEESVQYGTEIYPLSTNRWVDRTVKPQGYKQIERFFLEGTVPVWRYACGDAILEKRIWMQQGENTTYVHYQLHRATQPLTLTFKAFINYRDYHGNTSGKGWRMETAAIAHGLQVSAHPEAVPFYLFCRGATLTPTHDWYYGFDLAIERTRGLSDLEDHLHIATFEATLYPGQSLTFVTSTETAPNLDGETALRSQRNYEQRIFDCWRLDRVKQVETSPAWIRQLVLAADQFIVSRPPSGKTIIAGYPWFSDWGRDTMISLSGLTLATGRVEIARSILYTFAQYVDRGMLPNRFPDAGIIPEYNTVDATLWYFVAIFDYYNATDDHDVIENLFPMLTEIIDWHCRGTRYNIHLDSADGLLYAGEPGTQLTWMDAKIGDWVVTPRIGKPIEINALWYNALRIIAKFARRIGKPYREYDAMAERVLARFERFWNPDTGYCFDVLDTENGNDAALRPNQIFAVSLPESPLTQNQQKGVVDACSRSLLTSYGLRSLDPHHPNYHGHYAGDPLHRDGAYHQGTVWGWLIGAYAIAHYRVYGDSTKAREFLEPMANHLRAQGLGSLSEIFDGDAPMMPHGCIAQAWTVAEVLRAWMTIG, encoded by the coding sequence ATGGTGATTGATTTTGGGCGGGAAATTTGTGGCATCTTGCCGACCTCAGAAGCGCGAGAATGGCTCGTCACAAATGGAATTGGAGGATTTGCTTCTGGGACGATCGCGGGACTCCTGACCCGTCGCTATCACGGACTTTTGATCGCAGCCTTAAACCCACCGCTCGATCGCACCTTGCTCACCACAAAGCTCGAAGAATCAGTTCAATACGGGACAGAGATCTATCCACTCAGCACAAATCGCTGGGTCGATCGCACTGTGAAACCCCAGGGATATAAACAGATTGAGCGATTTTTTCTTGAAGGTACAGTTCCCGTATGGCGCTATGCTTGCGGCGATGCAATTTTAGAAAAACGCATCTGGATGCAGCAGGGAGAAAATACAACCTATGTGCATTATCAGCTACACCGAGCAACACAACCGTTAACGCTAACGTTCAAAGCTTTTATCAATTATCGGGATTATCACGGCAATACTTCCGGTAAGGGTTGGCGGATGGAAACCGCAGCGATCGCACACGGTTTACAAGTTTCTGCCCATCCCGAAGCAGTACCCTTTTATCTATTCTGTCGGGGCGCAACGCTCACCCCAACCCACGATTGGTATTACGGATTTGATTTGGCGATCGAACGGACAAGAGGACTCAGTGATCTCGAAGACCACCTACACATCGCCACGTTTGAAGCCACACTATATCCGGGTCAATCGCTCACATTTGTCACGAGCACCGAAACGGCTCCGAATCTGGATGGCGAGACTGCTTTGCGATCGCAGCGCAACTACGAGCAGCGAATATTCGACTGTTGGCGGCTCGATCGCGTGAAGCAAGTCGAAACCTCTCCTGCTTGGATTCGCCAATTGGTGCTGGCGGCGGATCAGTTCATCGTCAGTCGTCCTCCAAGCGGCAAAACGATTATTGCAGGCTATCCCTGGTTCAGCGATTGGGGACGGGATACAATGATTAGCCTGTCAGGGTTAACGCTTGCGACTGGGCGAGTTGAAATTGCGCGCTCGATACTCTACACGTTCGCTCAGTATGTCGATCGAGGAATGCTTCCGAATCGCTTTCCTGATGCTGGAATCATTCCCGAATACAATACCGTTGATGCGACCTTATGGTATTTCGTTGCGATTTTCGATTACTACAACGCAACTGATGACCATGACGTGATCGAAAACTTATTTCCGATGTTGACAGAAATCATCGACTGGCATTGTCGCGGTACTCGCTACAACATTCACCTAGATTCCGCAGATGGTTTGCTCTATGCGGGAGAACCCGGAACGCAACTCACCTGGATGGATGCCAAAATCGGCGATTGGGTCGTTACGCCTCGGATTGGTAAGCCGATCGAGATTAATGCCCTCTGGTACAACGCGCTTCGCATCATCGCAAAGTTCGCCCGTCGCATCGGTAAACCCTACCGCGAATACGATGCAATGGCAGAACGAGTGCTTGCCCGCTTTGAGCGCTTCTGGAACCCTGACACGGGCTACTGCTTCGATGTTCTCGATACCGAAAACGGGAATGATGCAGCGCTGCGTCCAAATCAGATTTTTGCCGTCTCGCTGCCAGAAAGTCCTTTAACGCAAAACCAGCAAAAAGGGGTGGTCGATGCCTGTTCTCGATCGCTGCTCACTTCTTACGGGTTGCGATCGCTCGATCCGCATCATCCAAACTATCACGGACATTATGCAGGCGACCCGCTGCATCGTGACGGCGCTTATCATCAAGGGACGGTTTGGGGGTGGCTGATTGGGGCGTATGCGATCGCGCATTATCGAGTGTATGGCGACTCAACCAAAGCGCGGGAATTTCTTGAACCGATGGCAAATCACCTCCGCGCTCAGGGATTGGGAAGCCTGAGTGAGATTTTTGATGGCGATGCCCCGATGATGCCGCATGGCTGTATTGCCCAGGCTTGGACAGTTGCAGAAGTGCTTAGGGCTTGGATGACGATCGGATAA
- the crtA gene encoding cyanoexosortase A, with the protein MRLLEYRARFTQIVNDSNYWLLAIALGLVVLHLQLYWRLSGDFSHLSLEMVEWSALGYSLWQKRDRLLLKREKLSQCVGWFLIALLLVRGLNYQVGYTLLLEVTPLFIGGAIGLIAVGFRQFKYYRRELWIILVMVIPIHFLMVISESLVDSSVVTAKYAHTLMWYLGFLVERQGTKLIMPTGAVQVYLGCSGLEAILVTLKVAALFLLIFPTTSKQKITVPAIAILSAFIINGFRVMFLAYLVSKKDTASFDYWHGTGGAQVFSMISMTIFTSYCQYLVEYRKLEPEASIEATETPEELEHSSH; encoded by the coding sequence ATGCGTTTGCTTGAGTATCGCGCCCGTTTTACCCAGATTGTCAATGATTCAAACTACTGGCTGTTGGCAATTGCACTGGGTTTGGTGGTACTGCACCTACAGCTATATTGGCGGTTGTCGGGCGATTTTAGTCATCTTTCGCTAGAAATGGTCGAATGGTCTGCGCTTGGCTACTCCCTATGGCAGAAGCGCGATCGTTTGCTGTTAAAGCGGGAAAAGCTCTCTCAATGTGTCGGCTGGTTTTTGATTGCGTTATTGCTAGTGCGAGGGCTAAATTATCAGGTCGGTTATACCCTTTTATTAGAGGTAACGCCCTTATTCATTGGAGGCGCGATCGGGTTAATTGCAGTCGGGTTTAGGCAGTTCAAGTATTATCGGCGTGAACTCTGGATTATCCTTGTGATGGTCATCCCGATTCATTTCTTGATGGTCATATCCGAAAGTCTGGTCGATTCGAGTGTGGTTACTGCAAAATACGCTCACACTCTGATGTGGTATCTCGGCTTTTTGGTGGAGCGTCAAGGCACGAAGCTAATTATGCCGACTGGAGCTGTCCAAGTTTATTTGGGTTGCTCTGGGCTAGAGGCGATTCTAGTGACGTTAAAGGTGGCAGCTTTATTTTTGCTGATTTTTCCAACCACATCAAAGCAAAAGATTACGGTACCTGCGATCGCGATTCTGTCTGCATTCATCATTAATGGGTTTCGCGTCATGTTTTTGGCGTATCTCGTTTCAAAGAAAGATACGGCAAGCTTTGATTACTGGCATGGCACAGGTGGAGCACAAGTCTTTTCGATGATCTCGATGACGATTTTCACGAGTTACTGTCAGTATTTGGTCGAATACAGAAAGCTAGAGCCAGAGGCTTCTATTGAGGCAACGGAAACTCCAGAAGAGCTAGAACACTCCTCGCACTAA
- a CDS encoding DUF1818 family protein, translating to MSRILKTGNGWRLGWDAAAPEFKGLVGGNDWAIELTEDEWNDFRRLSDQLHEALQQIAQELMDEERIACELESDRIWLEAEGFPDAYSLRLIVQTGRRAEGYWENALELRQALNALPLGTAELTGGF from the coding sequence ATGAGTCGAATTCTTAAAACTGGGAACGGTTGGCGGTTGGGTTGGGATGCTGCGGCTCCTGAGTTTAAGGGCTTAGTCGGTGGAAATGATTGGGCGATCGAACTCACTGAAGATGAATGGAATGATTTTCGTCGTCTGAGCGACCAACTACATGAAGCCTTGCAGCAGATTGCTCAAGAACTGATGGACGAAGAACGGATTGCTTGTGAATTGGAGAGCGATCGCATTTGGCTTGAGGCTGAGGGTTTTCCCGATGCTTACAGTTTGCGCTTGATTGTGCAGACGGGGCGTAGAGCAGAAGGGTATTGGGAGAATGCTTTGGAGTTGCGGCAGGCATTGAACGCGTTGCCTTTAGGCACAGCAGAGCTAACCGGAGGCTTCTAA
- a CDS encoding SDR family NAD(P)-dependent oxidoreductase has protein sequence MTTALIVGASQGIGLEFARQFLNRVDRVYATYRSPECDLFNLEHPNLERLSLDLTDETQIEKAIAHIKSETPELHYVINCVGVLHDGTMQPEKSLRHLNADQLLKYFQINSIAAAVLAKHVQPLLKHRDRAILATISAKVGSIEDNQIGGWYGYRASKAALNMFMRTTAIEFKRTCPNAIVVTLHPGTTDTRLSKPFQRNVPPEKLFSVDRTVQQLIAVLDELQASDSGEFFSWDGTKLPF, from the coding sequence ATGACAACAGCGCTAATTGTGGGAGCGAGTCAAGGAATCGGACTAGAATTTGCGCGACAGTTTCTCAATCGAGTTGATCGCGTTTACGCCACTTACCGCAGTCCAGAATGTGACCTCTTCAACCTTGAGCATCCCAACTTAGAGCGCTTATCGCTTGATCTCACTGATGAAACTCAGATCGAGAAAGCGATCGCCCATATCAAATCAGAAACACCTGAACTTCACTACGTAATCAACTGCGTCGGTGTTCTGCACGATGGCACGATGCAGCCTGAGAAAAGCTTGCGTCATCTCAATGCAGATCAATTACTTAAATACTTTCAAATCAATAGTATTGCTGCCGCAGTGTTAGCAAAGCACGTCCAGCCCTTGTTAAAACATCGCGATCGCGCAATTCTTGCGACCATTTCCGCTAAAGTCGGAAGCATCGAAGACAATCAAATCGGCGGTTGGTATGGATATCGCGCCTCGAAAGCTGCCTTAAATATGTTCATGCGAACCACTGCGATCGAATTCAAGCGCACCTGTCCCAACGCGATCGTCGTCACCTTGCATCCTGGAACAACGGATACCAGACTATCGAAACCCTTTCAGCGCAATGTTCCACCGGAAAAACTATTTTCAGTCGATCGAACTGTTCAACAACTGATAGCCGTTCTCGACGAGCTACAAGCTAGCGATAGCGGCGAATTCTTTTCCTGGGATGGCACAAAGCTACCCTTTTAG
- a CDS encoding DNA-directed RNA polymerase subunit omega: MAKSGSLHKRPTFDTVQLMRRADDLIGAASNRYRITVQVANRAKRRRFEDFDSGDDPMMKPVMRAIIEMSDELTQPEIIGE, translated from the coding sequence ATGGCAAAATCTGGCTCTTTACACAAGCGTCCTACGTTCGATACGGTTCAACTGATGCGCCGCGCTGATGATTTGATTGGCGCTGCTTCTAACCGCTATCGGATTACGGTTCAAGTTGCCAATCGGGCAAAACGTCGTCGTTTTGAAGACTTTGACAGTGGCGATGATCCGATGATGAAGCCAGTGATGCGGGCGATTATTGAGATGTCAGATGAACTGACGCAGCCCGAAATTATTGGAGAATAA
- a CDS encoding G-D-S-L family lipolytic protein, translated as MQILVSPSAHSTVSPTASLRILAIGDSIVYGFGDPVGGGWVERLRRRWMSPGEANHALYNLGVRGDGVRHVARRLEDEFRHRGELRNRVPDLIILSVGVNDSPRLSKPDGKNVLPFEVFQTEIADLLDRSLRLCPVLFVGMIPVDEAKMPFLDCMYYNHADQMRYNEAIRSTCEARQIPHLNLLEIWRSRGLDWCKQQFTEDGLHPNVSGYQALLEDISNWDAFRQWIEP; from the coding sequence ATGCAAATATTGGTTTCTCCTTCGGCTCATTCAACCGTTTCTCCTACAGCTTCGCTGCGAATTTTGGCGATCGGAGATAGCATCGTCTATGGATTTGGCGACCCAGTTGGAGGCGGTTGGGTCGAGCGACTCAGACGACGCTGGATGAGTCCCGGTGAGGCAAATCACGCGCTGTACAATCTGGGAGTGCGCGGCGATGGAGTGCGCCATGTGGCGCGACGGCTCGAAGATGAGTTTCGCCATCGGGGGGAGTTACGCAATCGGGTTCCAGACTTAATTATTCTGTCAGTCGGCGTGAATGATTCTCCCCGGTTAAGCAAGCCCGATGGTAAAAACGTGCTGCCGTTTGAAGTGTTCCAAACCGAGATTGCAGACTTGCTCGATCGCTCTCTGCGCCTCTGCCCGGTTCTCTTCGTTGGCATGATTCCGGTCGATGAAGCAAAAATGCCGTTCCTCGATTGTATGTACTACAATCACGCCGATCAAATGCGCTACAACGAAGCGATCCGATCGACCTGTGAAGCACGTCAAATTCCGCACCTGAATCTCTTGGAAATTTGGCGATCGCGGGGGTTAGACTGGTGCAAGCAGCAATTCACCGAAGACGGCTTACACCCTAATGTCAGCGGATATCAGGCATTATTAGAAGATATTTCCAATTGGGATGCGTTTCGGCAGTGGATTGAACCATGA
- a CDS encoding sucrose-phosphate phosphatase — protein sequence MTPILFVTDLDHTLVGDDFAHEELNEWFQQTRSTGSKIVYSTGRSLIRYQELAAEAPLIEPDLLIASVGTAIYSRLDGAPDLEWQKKLTVGWNRDRVMAVTAHFLDLVLQAETEQSDFKASFFLTEEAAIELLPQLDYQLKQQELDVQLIYSSGRDLDILPRHANKGSALTFVRQTLGFAPEQTIVCGDSGNDIALFAVGSERGIMVGNAQPELRSWHRDHPAPHHYLAKSYCAAGILEGLEYFGFR from the coding sequence GTGACCCCGATCCTTTTTGTGACTGATTTAGACCATACTCTGGTGGGCGATGACTTCGCGCATGAGGAACTAAACGAATGGTTCCAACAAACACGATCAACCGGAAGTAAGATTGTCTATTCCACCGGTCGATCGCTGATTCGATACCAAGAACTTGCTGCCGAAGCCCCGCTGATCGAACCCGATTTATTAATCGCGTCGGTGGGCACAGCAATCTACTCGCGGCTAGATGGCGCGCCTGATTTAGAGTGGCAAAAAAAGCTCACGGTCGGATGGAATCGCGATCGAGTGATGGCTGTTACCGCCCATTTTTTAGATCTCGTACTGCAAGCCGAAACCGAACAGAGTGACTTTAAAGCGAGCTTCTTTTTGACTGAAGAAGCCGCGATCGAGCTTTTACCGCAGCTAGATTATCAACTCAAACAGCAGGAGCTAGATGTCCAACTGATTTACAGTAGTGGACGAGATTTAGATATCCTTCCACGTCACGCTAATAAGGGATCAGCCCTGACTTTCGTGCGACAGACTTTGGGATTTGCACCAGAGCAAACGATCGTCTGTGGCGATTCTGGGAATGATATTGCCTTGTTTGCGGTTGGATCAGAGCGTGGAATTATGGTGGGCAATGCACAACCAGAATTGCGGTCATGGCATCGCGATCATCCCGCTCCGCATCACTATTTGGCGAAGTCCTACTGTGCCGCTGGCATCCTCGAAGGGCTAGAATACTTCGGGTTTCGCTAG
- a CDS encoding L,D-transpeptidase, with amino-acid sequence MKDFIRSNLFRCSMCIIATAVFAAAPSQIVQAQSTGSNPTGSEPTVRAMTTYKNTNQRWIEIRLSTQRLIAWEGKKQVHAVIVSTGKASTPTPQGVFRIQSKYRVARMQGDDYDIPDVPYTMYYSGGYGIHGAYWHNRFGTPVSHGCVNVAVDHAQWLFNWAKVGTPVVVR; translated from the coding sequence ATGAAAGATTTTATTCGCTCTAATTTATTTCGTTGCTCGATGTGCATTATTGCAACTGCTGTTTTTGCGGCTGCACCTTCTCAGATAGTGCAGGCTCAATCGACAGGATCGAACCCTACGGGAAGCGAACCTACCGTACGAGCAATGACAACTTACAAAAATACCAATCAACGTTGGATCGAGATTCGGCTCTCGACGCAGCGACTGATTGCTTGGGAAGGCAAAAAGCAGGTTCATGCGGTGATTGTTTCAACCGGAAAGGCAAGCACCCCGACTCCTCAAGGAGTGTTTCGCATTCAATCGAAGTATCGCGTTGCCCGAATGCAAGGGGATGACTATGATATTCCCGATGTGCCTTACACCATGTATTACTCAGGAGGCTACGGAATTCATGGGGCGTACTGGCACAATCGTTTTGGTACACCTGTCAGTCATGGTTGCGTGAATGTTGCAGTGGATCACGCACAGTGGTTATTCAATTGGGCAAAAGTTGGAACTCCAGTGGTTGTTCGTTGA
- the ruvA gene encoding Holliday junction branch migration protein RuvA: MIGYLKGTIAAIQKTTNNRVTLTLEVNQVGYDVQVVPRLLQSLPSEGEQAQIFTHLNMREDQVTLFGFGSAAERDLFRQLVSVSGIGPQLAVALLDTLGLQDLVQAIVSGNTRLLSRTPGVGAKTAERIALELKTKLSEWRQQSGIVVTPGAGPASNILEDVEMTLLALGYTDQEITQALQAVGQNTALSKSGDAEAWIRQAIAWLSQ; the protein is encoded by the coding sequence ATGATTGGTTATCTCAAAGGCACGATCGCGGCAATTCAAAAAACAACAAACAATCGCGTCACCTTAACGCTTGAGGTGAATCAGGTTGGCTATGATGTGCAGGTTGTGCCGCGCTTACTACAGTCGCTTCCGTCTGAGGGCGAACAAGCCCAGATTTTTACTCACTTAAACATGCGCGAAGATCAAGTGACGCTGTTCGGGTTTGGCTCGGCAGCAGAGCGTGATTTGTTTCGGCAATTGGTTAGTGTGAGCGGCATTGGCCCACAGCTTGCGGTGGCACTGCTCGATACCTTAGGGCTGCAAGATTTGGTGCAGGCGATCGTGTCTGGCAATACTCGCTTGTTGTCGCGGACTCCGGGTGTGGGTGCAAAAACCGCAGAACGGATTGCTTTAGAACTGAAAACGAAGCTCTCGGAATGGCGACAACAGTCGGGAATTGTGGTGACTCCGGGTGCAGGCCCCGCCTCGAATATTCTCGAAGATGTGGAGATGACGCTGCTGGCATTGGGCTATACCGATCAAGAAATTACCCAAGCCCTGCAAGCGGTCGGGCAAAATACCGCCCTGTCAAAATCTGGGGATGCAGAAGCCTGGATTCGACAAGCGATCGCTTGGTTGAGTCAATAA
- a CDS encoding DUF3370 domain-containing protein, whose product MLSLLSSLIVSQATPSPSPQSPRTIVQPQEMRVLPGELDSVLVFNSNSPEVVQTEGILLSTFPPTGKQAPAAHLDQVFSGRFDIFAHHIAKPVTPTDLRTLYLGVIANNPGREPVTIDILQAASHLSQPDAPFIKLPTAVDNNDGKAFSGPGSRAVGEVLRGLRQDIFPAQVVIPPGESRMLLNLPIPVKPLTPPLNGRSTLMRLRSTGAVYLASLGMFAKQNPDGTEREPSLAEWETLLDTATLSTPRDKVPTPIEQTTGNVIYGRVAGVGVGSQWNGRILDQGQDFLSTPEPGKGISYGLATLNRGTLGTNQNQSAKLIRRYPDTAYQAHGNYAIQYSLTMPLKNTTDRAQTVVVTVETPLKREDTNQGLRFLQPPGPQMNFRGTVRLLYNDDRGLPRTQYVHLVQQRGQQGDPLITLQMKPQERRLVQFDFLYPPDATPPQVLTVKTLP is encoded by the coding sequence ATGTTGTCGCTTCTCTCTAGTTTGATTGTGTCGCAAGCTACTCCCTCACCCTCTCCACAGTCTCCCCGAACAATCGTGCAGCCGCAAGAAATGCGCGTTCTTCCCGGTGAACTCGATTCCGTGCTGGTGTTTAACAGTAACAGCCCTGAAGTGGTGCAAACTGAAGGGATTTTGCTATCAACTTTTCCACCAACTGGAAAGCAAGCTCCTGCGGCTCACCTCGATCAAGTCTTTTCGGGACGCTTTGACATTTTCGCGCATCACATTGCGAAACCTGTGACACCGACTGATTTGAGAACGCTTTATCTGGGAGTGATTGCGAACAATCCGGGCAGAGAGCCTGTGACGATCGACATTTTGCAAGCAGCAAGCCATCTCAGTCAGCCAGATGCCCCGTTTATCAAGCTTCCGACTGCGGTGGACAATAATGACGGTAAGGCGTTTTCAGGCCCTGGAAGTCGGGCTGTCGGTGAAGTGTTACGCGGACTGAGGCAAGATATCTTTCCGGCTCAGGTTGTGATTCCGCCGGGAGAGAGTCGGATGCTGTTGAATCTGCCGATTCCGGTTAAGCCGCTCACACCGCCGCTCAACGGTCGATCGACGTTGATGAGACTCCGCAGCACTGGAGCGGTTTATCTTGCCAGCTTGGGAATGTTTGCTAAGCAAAATCCGGACGGAACCGAACGCGAACCGAGTTTAGCGGAATGGGAAACGCTACTGGATACTGCAACTCTTTCAACGCCTCGCGACAAAGTACCCACCCCGATCGAGCAGACCACGGGAAATGTAATCTATGGACGAGTGGCAGGCGTTGGGGTTGGATCTCAATGGAACGGGCGGATTTTGGATCAAGGGCAAGATTTTCTCAGCACACCCGAACCCGGCAAAGGGATTTCATACGGTTTAGCGACTTTGAATCGCGGCACATTGGGCACAAACCAAAACCAGAGCGCAAAACTGATTCGGCGTTACCCGGACACGGCTTATCAAGCGCATGGAAACTACGCGATTCAGTACAGCCTCACGATGCCTTTGAAAAATACCACCGATCGAGCGCAAACCGTTGTGGTGACGGTTGAAACCCCGCTAAAACGCGAAGACACAAACCAAGGACTGCGCTTCTTGCAGCCTCCCGGACCGCAAATGAACTTTCGCGGAACGGTGCGACTGTTGTACAACGACGATCGCGGCTTACCTCGAACTCAATATGTCCACCTCGTACAACAACGAGGGCAGCAAGGCGACCCGCTGATTACGCTACAGATGAAACCGCAAGAACGGCGTTTAGTGCAGTTTGATTTCCTTTATCCGCCGGATGCAACTCCGCCGCAAGTTCTCACGGTAAAAACCTTGCCGTAG
- the rdgB gene encoding RdgB/HAM1 family non-canonical purine NTP pyrophosphatase: MTVLVVATGNPGKVKEIEPYLAGLNWELHLKPPDLEMEETGATFRENAAQKATQVAIATGHWAIADDSGLEVAALDGRPGIYSARYADSDQARIGKLLGELEGISDRRAQFVCAIALAKPDGTIALLTEGICPGEILTAPRGEGGFGYDPIFYVPEKGMTFSEMPLEMKQEISHRGRAFQELLPQLKSLS; the protein is encoded by the coding sequence ATGACAGTTTTAGTAGTAGCGACCGGGAATCCAGGTAAAGTCAAAGAAATTGAGCCTTACTTAGCAGGGCTGAATTGGGAATTGCACCTGAAGCCACCCGACTTAGAAATGGAAGAAACCGGAGCGACCTTCCGAGAAAACGCCGCTCAGAAAGCCACTCAAGTCGCGATCGCAACCGGACACTGGGCGATCGCAGATGATTCCGGTTTAGAAGTCGCTGCGCTTGATGGCAGACCTGGTATTTACTCAGCCCGATATGCCGACTCGGATCAAGCGCGAATCGGCAAGCTGTTAGGAGAATTAGAGGGAATTTCCGATCGACGAGCGCAGTTCGTCTGCGCGATCGCGCTTGCTAAACCCGATGGCACGATCGCGCTTCTAACTGAAGGAATTTGTCCGGGTGAAATTCTTACGGCTCCACGCGGCGAAGGTGGATTTGGCTATGACCCGATCTTCTACGTTCCTGAAAAGGGCATGACCTTTTCAGAAATGCCGCTAGAGATGAAGCAGGAAATTAGCCATCGTGGAAGAGCTTTTCAAGAGCTATTACCGCAGTTGAAGTCGTTAAGCTAA
- a CDS encoding mannitol dehydrogenase family protein, which yields MSQTHSATKLNQAALSRLSKTIRVPEYDRYLLKNGIVHIGVGGFHRAHQALYLDNYFHQTSDFRWGICGIGLLQQDRRMRDALQSQDHLYTLVERSPNHDRARIIGAIDRYLFAPEDPQSVIAAMASPDCRIVTLTITEGGYYYNEASGELEINHPTIQHDLQQPDQPIGTYGFLAAALNQRRKQGLAPFTVQSCDNLQGNGNITRKMLTTFAELHDPALGQWLSEHGAFPNSMVDRITPATTDSDRALVADQFGIVDDFPVMAEPFLQWVIEDQFCAGRPELETVGVQFTTNVHSYELIKIRLLNASHLLIGYLGTLLGYTYVHEVMADVQCRNAVTAFMEEVTPTLQPVPGLDLTDYKRTLIERFENPKIRDRVSRLCSSSSVKVPKFLLGSLRDLLQQQGEIKFLSFTIAAWFYCLMGQDDQGQAIAIEDPLSTVLTARVNKADVRPLLSLSEIFGDDLVQSLRFVEATERALRQLSKTGVRATLAQSH from the coding sequence ATGAGTCAGACCCACTCAGCTACCAAGCTTAATCAGGCAGCTTTATCTCGTTTATCAAAGACAATCCGTGTTCCAGAGTACGATCGCTATCTCCTGAAAAACGGCATTGTGCATATCGGTGTTGGCGGCTTTCATCGAGCGCATCAAGCTTTATATCTGGATAACTATTTTCATCAAACCTCTGATTTTCGCTGGGGAATTTGTGGCATCGGCTTGTTACAGCAAGACCGACGAATGCGCGATGCACTCCAGTCTCAAGATCATCTCTATACCTTAGTCGAGCGATCGCCCAACCACGATCGCGCTCGGATTATTGGAGCAATCGATCGCTATCTGTTCGCCCCTGAAGACCCCCAATCTGTGATTGCTGCAATGGCATCGCCTGACTGTCGAATTGTGACCCTGACGATTACAGAAGGAGGATATTACTACAACGAAGCCAGCGGCGAATTAGAGATTAACCATCCCACCATTCAACATGATTTACAGCAGCCGGATCAGCCGATCGGCACTTATGGCTTTTTAGCAGCAGCATTGAATCAACGCCGCAAGCAAGGATTGGCACCGTTTACTGTGCAGTCTTGTGACAATTTACAAGGCAATGGCAACATTACTCGAAAGATGCTAACGACCTTCGCCGAACTCCATGATCCAGCTTTAGGACAATGGCTCTCTGAACACGGAGCCTTTCCGAATAGTATGGTCGATCGGATTACACCCGCCACGACGGATAGCGATCGTGCTTTGGTTGCAGATCAGTTTGGGATTGTTGATGATTTTCCAGTGATGGCGGAGCCTTTTCTGCAATGGGTGATTGAAGATCAGTTCTGTGCAGGAAGACCGGAGTTAGAAACAGTCGGAGTGCAATTCACAACTAATGTGCATTCCTACGAATTGATTAAAATTCGACTGTTAAATGCAAGCCATCTGTTGATTGGTTATCTGGGAACATTGCTTGGTTATACCTATGTGCATGAAGTCATGGCAGATGTGCAATGCCGAAATGCAGTCACGGCATTCATGGAAGAAGTGACACCGACGCTTCAACCTGTTCCTGGATTAGATTTAACAGATTACAAGAGAACATTGATTGAGCGATTTGAAAATCCTAAGATTCGCGATCGTGTCTCTCGTCTCTGCTCTAGTAGTTCTGTTAAAGTTCCTAAGTTTCTACTAGGTTCACTGCGCGATCTGCTGCAACAACAGGGTGAAATTAAATTTCTTAGTTTCACGATCGCGGCTTGGTTCTACTGTTTGATGGGACAAGACGACCAAGGACAAGCGATCGCCATTGAAGACCCATTATCGACTGTACTGACAGCGAGAGTTAACAAAGCCGATGTCCGTCCTTTACTCAGCTTAAGCGAGATTTTTGGTGATGATTTAGTACAATCTCTGCGATTTGTAGAAGCTACTGAAAGAGCGCTACGCCAACTCTCTAAAACTGGAGTTAGAGCAACGCTCGCTCAATCTCACTAA